Proteins encoded by one window of Microplitis mediator isolate UGA2020A chromosome 1, iyMicMedi2.1, whole genome shotgun sequence:
- the LOC130666509 gene encoding helicase POLQ-like isoform X4, protein MLKEILCHKKNVIFVLPYIAIVQEKIQSMAPFAIELGFLLEEYAGGKGQYPPIKRRRKNTIYICTIEKASGLLNSLIETNRLEEIGLVVVDELHSLGENSGRGATLEGFLTKLIFINENIQIVGMSATIGNLNEIAEFLKANLYTKNFRPVQLREYVMCNDHLCQIDLNHENIITHGKKINYSYPVAASKLDPDKIGCLVMDVIPEHNCLIFCSSRKNCENVSLLLTQVLHRSLIEYKKNDKKKLLENLKDDSRSLCPILLQTVKYGVAYHHSGLTNDERRLLEEAFKDNIISVICCTSTLAAGVNLPARRVILRSPYIGNEFINLSKYKQMIGRAGRTGMSEIGESILLCKQSEIPKVRELLRSRIEDCVSSLGTEENRGINNLILSSVMLSIATTRNQLHNLVYSSLLKVQASQLNVDIKKFTDKAIKNLIKIQALQVDNKLCMKANMTVTIQSQSSELMAVDENISDVNECQRSIVLTGSSCLKLSNIGRAAMKGCIDLKTAYILYEDLKIAQKHLILCNDLHILYLVTPYQLADQLTPIGLIYYETIINLPPLSMNIARLLGINEIVIMKLRDGMVPKNVPERVIRKFYLSLILNELRQNRSLYAVADKYQVNRGKIQNLLSTTASFANSIIRFCEELPEFWAFTELFKTFYKKLVYNCSVELESFMELPAVKAARAKQIYNAGYKTLQSIASADPKEFQKNINHLSRKDAERITVAAKIVQLGEKVMEMKQTTQRRQKDSNQSNGIQRTSKKNHPTADARSKTAETNDKKMTIDADSLTIWHHPITTFSYFIQELILNCINLTKEILRYKKTVWGVVFLVAFFITLRSSSGPHQQVLKVWENILLWWLYWVGLGVLSSVGLGTGLHTFVLYLGPHIAAVTMAAYECGGLNFPEPPYPDSIMCPTVVDQAWAASIFNIMRKVRVEAMLWGAGTALGELPPYFMARAARNSGKFDKNDEHDQEDLKELKALEALESGENVPLIMRLKLAMKHFVQKAGFFGILACASIPNPLFDLAGLTCGHYRIPFWTFFGATLIGKAIIKMHVQQLAVIIAFNEELLDKAIGVLAVVPYFGNKFQEPLKKYLVEQKNKLHNSSSVDSTTTISWLFDKFVILMVCYFLITIIHALARNHHRRRTKSCVD, encoded by the exons ATGTTGAAAGAAATTttgtgtcataaaaaaaatgttatatttGTGCTGCCTTATATTGCTATTGTACAGGAAAAA ATTCAATCAATGGCACCGTTCGCTATAGAATTAGGATTTTTATTAGAAGAATATGCGGGTGGTAAAGGTCAATATCCGCCAATTAAAAGACGGCggaaaaatacaatttatatcTGTACGATTGAGAAAGCGTCTGGATTATTGAACAGTTTAATAGAAACGAATAGATTAGAAGAAATTGGGCTTGTTGTCGTTGATGAGTTGCATTCTCTGGGTGAAAACAGTGGCAGAGGTGCAACTTTAGAAGGATTTCTAACTAaactcatttttataaatg aaaatattcaaattgtcGGAATGAGTGCAACTATTGGAAATCTCAATGAAATAGCAGAATTTTTGAAAGCAAAtctttatacaaaaaatttccggCCTGTGCAACTTAGAGAATACGTTATGTGCAATGATCATTTATGTCAAATCGATTTGAATCATGAAAACATAATTACACatggaaagaaaattaattattcc TATCCAGTGGCTGCATCTAAATTAGATCCTGACAAAATTGGTTGCTTAGTTATGGATGTCATCCCCGAACACAATTGTTTGATATTTTGTTCAAGTCGAAAAAATTGCGAAAATGTTTCACTATTATTGACGCAAGTCCTTCATAG ATCTTTAATAGAATATAAAAAGAATGACAAGAAGaaacttttagaaaatttgaaagatgACAGTAGAAGTCTTTGCCCAATTTTGTTGCAAACTGTTAAATATGGAGTAGCTTACCATCATTCTGGGTTAACTAACGATGAGAGACGATTATTAGAAGAAGCATTTAAGGATAATATTATTTCCGTAATATGTTGCACATCAACACTGGCTGCAGGAGTAAATTTACCAGCTAGAAGG GTGATTCTGCGAAGTCCATACATAGGAAATGAATTCATAAATCTGAGTAAATATAAGCAAATGATTGGTCGCGCTGGACGGACTGGAATGTCTGAAATAGGCGAAAGTATTTTGCTGTGTAAGCAATCGGAAATTCCGAag gtCCGAGAACTTTTGAGATCTAGAATAGAAGACTGTGTAAGTTCTCTAGGTACCGAAGAAAATCgtggaataaataatttaattttaagttctGTTATGCTGTCAATCGCAACAACTCGAAACCAATTACATAATCTTGTATATTCATCATTACTTAAAGTACAAGCTTCTCAACTTAACGTAGACATAAAAAAGTTCACTGATAAGGCCATAAAAAACCTCATTAAAATTCAAGCCCTACAAGTTGATAACAAGCTTTGTATGAAAGCAAATATGACTGTTACCATCCAATCACAGTCATCTGAACTGATGGCTGTAGATGAAAATATTTCAGACGTAAATGAATGTCAACGGTCTATTGTACTGACAGGATCGAGCTGTCTGAAATTATCTAACATAGGGAGAGCTGCTATGAAAG gatgtattgatttaaaaactgCGTATATTCTTTATGAAGATTTGAAAATTGCTCAGAAACACTTGATACTTTGCAATGATCTTCATATTTTGTACTTAGTCACGCCCTATCAATTGGCAGATCAATTGACGCCCATCGGCCTAATTTACTATGAGACG atTATTAATTTGCCGCCATTATCGATGAATATTGCGAGATTATTAGGAATTAATGAAATtgtaattatgaaattaaGAGACGGAATGGTACCAAAG AATGTTCCCGAAAGagttatccgaaaattttatttgtctcTAATTCTAAATGAACTGAGACAGAACCGATCATTGTACGCAGTCGCTGATAAATATCAAGTAAATCGTGGAaagatacaaaatttattgtctactACAGCATCATTCGCTAACTCAATTATTAGATTTTGCGAG GAACTTCCAGAGTTTTGGGCATTTACGgagttatttaaaacattCTATAAAAAACTCGTTTATAATTGTTCAGTTGAGCTGGAGTCATTCATGGAATTACCTGCAGTGAAAGCC GCTCGGGCGAAACAAATATATAACGCTGGATACAAAACATTGCAATCAATTGCATCAGCCGATCCaaaagaatttcaaaaaaatataaaccatTTATCACGAAAAGACGCTGAACGAATAACAGTTGCAGCCAAG aTAGTCCAATTGGGAGAGAAAGTAATGGAAATGAAACAAACTACTCAACGAAGAcagaaagattcaaatcaATCCAACGGTATTCAGCGGACATCGAAAAAGAACCATCCCACAGCAGATGCCCGGTCAAAAACTGCTGAAACAAATGATAAGAAAATGACAATAGATGCTGACAGTTTGACGATATGGCATCATCCTATCACAACTTTTAGCTACTTTATACAAGAATTAATTCTTAACTGTATTAATTTAACTAAAGAAATATTGAGGTACAAAAAGACTGTATGGGGTGTTGTATTCTTAGTTGCATTCTTTATCACTCTCAGGTCTTCTTCAGGTCCTCACCAACAA gtATTAAAAGTTTGGGAAAACATTCTATTATGGTGGCTCTATTGGGTTGGACTTGGCGTACTGTCAAGTGTGGGTTTGGGAACAGGTTTACACACATTCGTGCTCTATCTGGGTCCTCATATAGCAGCTGTTACAATGGCTGCATATGAATGTGGAGGATTGAACTTTCCAGAGCCGCCTTACCCTGATTCTATTATGTGCCCTACAGTTGTAGACCAAGCTTGGGCcgcaagtatttttaatataatgaGAAAAGTGCGCGTAGAAGCGATGCTCTGGGGCGCCGGCACGGCTTTAGGCGAATTACCGCCATATTTCATGGCTAGAGCCGCAAGAAACAGCGGAAAATTCGATAAAAATGATGAGCACGACCAAGAAGATCTCAAAGAATTGAAGGCACTTGAAGCACTTGAAAGTGGAGAGAATGTTCCTCTAATAATGCGGCTCAAATTAGCCATGAaacattttgttcaaaaagcCGGATTTTTCGGAATTCTTGCTTGTGCTTCG ATACCAAATCCGTTATTCGATCTTGCTGGTCTTACTTGTGGCCATTATCGTATTCCATTCTGGACATTTTTTGGAGCTACCCTTATTGGCAAAGCCATAATTAAAATGCATGTACAACAATTGGCAGTTATTATTGCCTTCAATGAAGAACTATTGGATAAAGCCATTGGGGTATTAGCTGTTGTACCATATTTTGGTAATAAATTTCAAGAACCATTGAAGAAATATTTggttgaacaaaaaaataaacttcacAACAGTTCTAGTGTg gataGTACTACAACTATATCATGGCTATTTGACAAATTCGTAATCTTAATGGTGTGCTACTTTCTTATAACGATAATTCACGCTTTGGCGCGCAATCATCATCGCAGGCGAACTAAATCGTGTGTTGATTGA
- the LOC130666509 gene encoding helicase POLQ-like isoform X5, which translates to MLYLCCLILLLYRKKCIQSMAPFAIELGFLLEEYAGGKGQYPPIKRRRKNTIYICTIEKASGLLNSLIETNRLEEIGLVVVDELHSLGENSGRGATLEGFLTKLIFINENIQIVGMSATIGNLNEIAEFLKANLYTKNFRPVQLREYVMCNDHLCQIDLNHENIITHGKKINYSYPVAASKLDPDKIGCLVMDVIPEHNCLIFCSSRKNCENVSLLLTQVLHRSLIEYKKNDKKKLLENLKDDSRSLCPILLQTVKYGVAYHHSGLTNDERRLLEEAFKDNIISVICCTSTLAAGVNLPARRVILRSPYIGNEFINLSKYKQMIGRAGRTGMSEIGESILLCKQSEIPKVRELLRSRIEDCVSSLGTEENRGINNLILSSVMLSIATTRNQLHNLVYSSLLKVQASQLNVDIKKFTDKAIKNLIKIQALQVDNKLCMKANMTVTIQSQSSELMAVDENISDVNECQRSIVLTGSSCLKLSNIGRAAMKGCIDLKTAYILYEDLKIAQKHLILCNDLHILYLVTPYQLADQLTPIGLIYYETIINLPPLSMNIARLLGINEIVIMKLRDGMVPKNVPERVIRKFYLSLILNELRQNRSLYAVADKYQVNRGKIQNLLSTTASFANSIIRFCEELPEFWAFTELFKTFYKKLVYNCSVELESFMELPAVKAARAKQIYNAGYKTLQSIASADPKEFQKNINHLSRKDAERITVAAKIVQLGEKVMEMKQTTQRRQKDSNQSNGIQRTSKKNHPTADARSKTAETNDKKMTIDADSLTIWHHPITTFSYFIQELILNCINLTKEILRYKKTVWGVVFLVAFFITLRSSSGPHQQVLKVWENILLWWLYWVGLGVLSSVGLGTGLHTFVLYLGPHIAAVTMAAYECGGLNFPEPPYPDSIMCPTVVDQAWAASIFNIMRKVRVEAMLWGAGTALGELPPYFMARAARNSGKFDKNDEHDQEDLKELKALEALESGENVPLIMRLKLAMKHFVQKAGFFGILACASIPNPLFDLAGLTCGHYRIPFWTFFGATLIGKAIIKMHVQQLAVIIAFNEELLDKAIGVLAVVPYFGNKFQEPLKKYLVEQKNKLHNSSSVDSTTTISWLFDKFVILMVCYFLITIIHALARNHHRRRTKSCVD; encoded by the exons atgttatatttGTGCTGCCTTATATTGCTATTGTACAGGAAAAAGTGT ATTCAATCAATGGCACCGTTCGCTATAGAATTAGGATTTTTATTAGAAGAATATGCGGGTGGTAAAGGTCAATATCCGCCAATTAAAAGACGGCggaaaaatacaatttatatcTGTACGATTGAGAAAGCGTCTGGATTATTGAACAGTTTAATAGAAACGAATAGATTAGAAGAAATTGGGCTTGTTGTCGTTGATGAGTTGCATTCTCTGGGTGAAAACAGTGGCAGAGGTGCAACTTTAGAAGGATTTCTAACTAaactcatttttataaatg aaaatattcaaattgtcGGAATGAGTGCAACTATTGGAAATCTCAATGAAATAGCAGAATTTTTGAAAGCAAAtctttatacaaaaaatttccggCCTGTGCAACTTAGAGAATACGTTATGTGCAATGATCATTTATGTCAAATCGATTTGAATCATGAAAACATAATTACACatggaaagaaaattaattattcc TATCCAGTGGCTGCATCTAAATTAGATCCTGACAAAATTGGTTGCTTAGTTATGGATGTCATCCCCGAACACAATTGTTTGATATTTTGTTCAAGTCGAAAAAATTGCGAAAATGTTTCACTATTATTGACGCAAGTCCTTCATAG ATCTTTAATAGAATATAAAAAGAATGACAAGAAGaaacttttagaaaatttgaaagatgACAGTAGAAGTCTTTGCCCAATTTTGTTGCAAACTGTTAAATATGGAGTAGCTTACCATCATTCTGGGTTAACTAACGATGAGAGACGATTATTAGAAGAAGCATTTAAGGATAATATTATTTCCGTAATATGTTGCACATCAACACTGGCTGCAGGAGTAAATTTACCAGCTAGAAGG GTGATTCTGCGAAGTCCATACATAGGAAATGAATTCATAAATCTGAGTAAATATAAGCAAATGATTGGTCGCGCTGGACGGACTGGAATGTCTGAAATAGGCGAAAGTATTTTGCTGTGTAAGCAATCGGAAATTCCGAag gtCCGAGAACTTTTGAGATCTAGAATAGAAGACTGTGTAAGTTCTCTAGGTACCGAAGAAAATCgtggaataaataatttaattttaagttctGTTATGCTGTCAATCGCAACAACTCGAAACCAATTACATAATCTTGTATATTCATCATTACTTAAAGTACAAGCTTCTCAACTTAACGTAGACATAAAAAAGTTCACTGATAAGGCCATAAAAAACCTCATTAAAATTCAAGCCCTACAAGTTGATAACAAGCTTTGTATGAAAGCAAATATGACTGTTACCATCCAATCACAGTCATCTGAACTGATGGCTGTAGATGAAAATATTTCAGACGTAAATGAATGTCAACGGTCTATTGTACTGACAGGATCGAGCTGTCTGAAATTATCTAACATAGGGAGAGCTGCTATGAAAG gatgtattgatttaaaaactgCGTATATTCTTTATGAAGATTTGAAAATTGCTCAGAAACACTTGATACTTTGCAATGATCTTCATATTTTGTACTTAGTCACGCCCTATCAATTGGCAGATCAATTGACGCCCATCGGCCTAATTTACTATGAGACG atTATTAATTTGCCGCCATTATCGATGAATATTGCGAGATTATTAGGAATTAATGAAATtgtaattatgaaattaaGAGACGGAATGGTACCAAAG AATGTTCCCGAAAGagttatccgaaaattttatttgtctcTAATTCTAAATGAACTGAGACAGAACCGATCATTGTACGCAGTCGCTGATAAATATCAAGTAAATCGTGGAaagatacaaaatttattgtctactACAGCATCATTCGCTAACTCAATTATTAGATTTTGCGAG GAACTTCCAGAGTTTTGGGCATTTACGgagttatttaaaacattCTATAAAAAACTCGTTTATAATTGTTCAGTTGAGCTGGAGTCATTCATGGAATTACCTGCAGTGAAAGCC GCTCGGGCGAAACAAATATATAACGCTGGATACAAAACATTGCAATCAATTGCATCAGCCGATCCaaaagaatttcaaaaaaatataaaccatTTATCACGAAAAGACGCTGAACGAATAACAGTTGCAGCCAAG aTAGTCCAATTGGGAGAGAAAGTAATGGAAATGAAACAAACTACTCAACGAAGAcagaaagattcaaatcaATCCAACGGTATTCAGCGGACATCGAAAAAGAACCATCCCACAGCAGATGCCCGGTCAAAAACTGCTGAAACAAATGATAAGAAAATGACAATAGATGCTGACAGTTTGACGATATGGCATCATCCTATCACAACTTTTAGCTACTTTATACAAGAATTAATTCTTAACTGTATTAATTTAACTAAAGAAATATTGAGGTACAAAAAGACTGTATGGGGTGTTGTATTCTTAGTTGCATTCTTTATCACTCTCAGGTCTTCTTCAGGTCCTCACCAACAA gtATTAAAAGTTTGGGAAAACATTCTATTATGGTGGCTCTATTGGGTTGGACTTGGCGTACTGTCAAGTGTGGGTTTGGGAACAGGTTTACACACATTCGTGCTCTATCTGGGTCCTCATATAGCAGCTGTTACAATGGCTGCATATGAATGTGGAGGATTGAACTTTCCAGAGCCGCCTTACCCTGATTCTATTATGTGCCCTACAGTTGTAGACCAAGCTTGGGCcgcaagtatttttaatataatgaGAAAAGTGCGCGTAGAAGCGATGCTCTGGGGCGCCGGCACGGCTTTAGGCGAATTACCGCCATATTTCATGGCTAGAGCCGCAAGAAACAGCGGAAAATTCGATAAAAATGATGAGCACGACCAAGAAGATCTCAAAGAATTGAAGGCACTTGAAGCACTTGAAAGTGGAGAGAATGTTCCTCTAATAATGCGGCTCAAATTAGCCATGAaacattttgttcaaaaagcCGGATTTTTCGGAATTCTTGCTTGTGCTTCG ATACCAAATCCGTTATTCGATCTTGCTGGTCTTACTTGTGGCCATTATCGTATTCCATTCTGGACATTTTTTGGAGCTACCCTTATTGGCAAAGCCATAATTAAAATGCATGTACAACAATTGGCAGTTATTATTGCCTTCAATGAAGAACTATTGGATAAAGCCATTGGGGTATTAGCTGTTGTACCATATTTTGGTAATAAATTTCAAGAACCATTGAAGAAATATTTggttgaacaaaaaaataaacttcacAACAGTTCTAGTGTg gataGTACTACAACTATATCATGGCTATTTGACAAATTCGTAATCTTAATGGTGTGCTACTTTCTTATAACGATAATTCACGCTTTGGCGCGCAATCATCATCGCAGGCGAACTAAATCGTGTGTTGATTGA
- the LOC130666572 gene encoding beta-1,4-galactosyltransferase 7 isoform X2, translated as MATWNYWKKIPYRYLLFSIFILFIFSCILSILPLNSDNCNCYEKTYRSMKVSDYVVKRNKISQNKLAVLVPFRDRFEELLQFAPHMKQFLDKQNIDYHIFILHQVDKFRFNRASLINVGFIFVKNDYDYIAMHDIDLLPLNDNLSYGFPDNGPFHISSPELHPRYHYPTFIGGILLVSRKHYLAVNGMSNKYWGWGLEDDEFYVRLKEANLKVYRPQNVLTGSQNTFKVKLIDE; from the exons atggCCACTTggaattattggaagaaaatTCCTTATAGATATTTACTcttcagtatttttattttattcattttttcttgTATCTTAAGTATTCTGCCTTTAAACTCag ATAACTGTAACTGTTACGAAAAAACCTATCGCTCTATGAAAGTATCGGACTATGTTGTGAAACGAAACAAAATATCACAGAATAAGCTCGCAGTTCTCGTACCATTTCGAGATCGCTTCGAAGAATTGTTGCAGTTTGCCCCTCACATGAAACAATTTTtagataaacaaaatattgattatcatatatttatactgcATCAG gtagatAAGTTTAGATTTAATAGAGCCTCTCTTATTAATGTaggatttatttttgttaaaaatgactACGACTATATTGCCATGCATGACATAGATTTATTACCTCtgaatgataatttatcatatgGGTTTCCTGACAATGGACCTTTTCACATATCTTCTCCAGAACTACATCCCCGCTATCATTATCCAACTTTTATTGGAGGAATTTTACTCGTCTCAAG aaaacattATTTAGCGGTTAATGGAATGTCAAATAAATATTGGGGTTGGGGTTTAGAAGATGATGAATTTTATGTAAGGTTAAAAGAAGCTAACTTAAAAGTATATAGGCCACAAAATGTATTAACTGGATCACAAAATACTTTCAA AGTAAAATTGATCGATGAATGA
- the LOC130666572 gene encoding beta-1,4-galactosyltransferase 7 isoform X1, translated as MATWNYWKKIPYRYLLFSIFILFIFSCILSILPLNSDNCNCYEKTYRSMKVSDYVVKRNKISQNKLAVLVPFRDRFEELLQFAPHMKQFLDKQNIDYHIFILHQVDKFRFNRASLINVGFIFVKNDYDYIAMHDIDLLPLNDNLSYGFPDNGPFHISSPELHPRYHYPTFIGGILLVSRKHYLAVNGMSNKYWGWGLEDDEFYVRLKEANLKVYRPQNVLTGSQNTFKHIHDKNTRKRDTIKCFNQREITRKRDRQTGLNNVSYKIEQVINVTISDVPLTVLNIALNCDKTLTPWCDCTKTNEKKTP; from the exons atggCCACTTggaattattggaagaaaatTCCTTATAGATATTTACTcttcagtatttttattttattcattttttcttgTATCTTAAGTATTCTGCCTTTAAACTCag ATAACTGTAACTGTTACGAAAAAACCTATCGCTCTATGAAAGTATCGGACTATGTTGTGAAACGAAACAAAATATCACAGAATAAGCTCGCAGTTCTCGTACCATTTCGAGATCGCTTCGAAGAATTGTTGCAGTTTGCCCCTCACATGAAACAATTTTtagataaacaaaatattgattatcatatatttatactgcATCAG gtagatAAGTTTAGATTTAATAGAGCCTCTCTTATTAATGTaggatttatttttgttaaaaatgactACGACTATATTGCCATGCATGACATAGATTTATTACCTCtgaatgataatttatcatatgGGTTTCCTGACAATGGACCTTTTCACATATCTTCTCCAGAACTACATCCCCGCTATCATTATCCAACTTTTATTGGAGGAATTTTACTCGTCTCAAG aaaacattATTTAGCGGTTAATGGAATGTCAAATAAATATTGGGGTTGGGGTTTAGAAGATGATGAATTTTATGTAAGGTTAAAAGAAGCTAACTTAAAAGTATATAGGCCACAAAATGTATTAACTGGATCACAAAATACTTTCAA acaTATTCATGACAAAAATACTCGAAAAAGAGATACAATCAAATGTTTTAATCAGCGGGAAATCACGAGAAAACGAGATCGGCAAACAGGCTTAAATAATGtatcatataaaatagaaCAAGTAATTAATGTTACGATATCCGATGTACCTTTAACTGTTTTGAATATTGCCTTGAATTGTGATAAAACACTCACACCTTGGTGTGACTGTACAAaaactaatgaaaaaaaaactccataa
- the LOC130666561 gene encoding ribosomal RNA-processing protein 8 yields the protein MKINKKNPVKNKKPISKNQKKKSVVKSDLNNSSSKKSSKNSASDKKKRNKINLEHLKNNKVASTKTTLHQIKKNDNSNKYETHSKINTEKIQQLLKLKKKDNLNIPSSSEQLRERIVSQLRASRFRYLNDTLYNNESSESRKMFKEDPNAFKAYHEGYQYQLEQWSLNPLNTIIAAIKKMPKDYVIADFGCGEGRLADSVKQKVHSLDLVAINDKITACDMAHTPLLTNGINVVVFCLSLMGTNLHDYILEANRVLKIDGVLKIAEISSRFDDVNEFINALAFYGFKYTWKDLSHKYFYFMDFKKVKNVDIKCKNLPQLSLKPCLYKKR from the exons atgaaaattaataaaaaaaatcccgttaaaaataaaaaaccgatttctaaaaatcagaagaaaaaatcTGTCGTGAAATCCGATTTAAATAATAGCAGTTCAAagaaaagttcaaaaaatagtgccagtgataaaaaaaaaagaaataaaattaatttagaacacttaaaaaataacaaagtcGCAAGTACTAAAACTACATtacatcaaataaaaaaaaatgataatagtaACAAATATGAAACTCATAGTAAAATAAACACAGAAAAAATACAGCAATTACTCAAGTTGAAAAAgaaagataatttaaatattccaaGTTCATCTGAGCAGTTGCGAGAGCGAATAGTTTCACAGTTAAGGGCCTCGAGGTTTAGATATTTGAATGATACTCTgtataataatgaaagctcAGAATCACGTAAGATGTTCAAAGAAGATCCAAATGCTTTCAAAGCGTATCATGAAGGCTATCAGTATCAATTAGAACAGTGGTCATTGAATCCACTCAACACTATAATCgcagctattaaaaaaat gcCGAAAGATTATGTCATTGCAGACTTTGGTTGTGGAGAAGGAAGACTAGCTGATTCTGTCAAACAAAAAGTACACTCTTTAGATCTGGTTGCGATTAACGATAAAATAACAGCTTGTGATATGGCTCATACTCCACTTCTTACCAATGGTATCAATGTTGTAGTTTTTTGTCTTTCCCTCATGGGTACCAATCTACACGATTATATTTTAGAAGCTAATCGAGTATTAAAAATCGA tgGTGTTCTCAAAATAGCTGAAATTTCCAGTAGATTTGATGACGTAAATGAGTTTATAAATGCACTAGCATTCTATGGATTTAAATATACATGGAAAGATCTttctcataaatatttttattttatggattttaagaaagttaaaaatgttgatatcaaatgtaaaaatttaccgCAGTTATCTTTGAAACCttgtttgtataaaaaaagataa